TTCGGTAAACCCCGTACGTTTGAGGTTGGACCGGGAAAGGGGTTTTCTTATAGCGAACGGTGTAGCGGACCCTGAGCCGCGGCCGTGACGGCAAAAGCGGAATTTGAAACAACTTCGGCATGATATGCTTATGGGTTCCGAATCGCCGTTGCGGCGAAGCGAGTTCCTGCTTGATAGCCTGGTTATGAACAGCCGGCCCTTCTCAATGGAGCGGCCGTTGGTAGAAGAAGACCCCTTTCCCGACAGGAGGGGGTTTACTGAATGTTGATGAACCCGTAACAACCCGAAAGGCTTCAAATGCCACCCAATAAAATCAACAAGTTACAACATGACACACGTCCGTCGAGCGGGTTGTTGCGAGACCGACAATGTTTACCCGCGAAAACCATTATTTCGTTCATGAACCCCTTGGGATGAATCTAAAAATAAAAAACATATTTCCCCCGATATCGTTACCGATTGTTTTTTTCCTGTCTGCAATATTAATTGGGACTATCCTTCTTCACTGTTCGTTCAGTTACCAGGAAAAAGCGGTTTCATGGCTTGATTCGTTGTTTACCGCAACCTCGGCCGCCTGTGTCACCGGTTTGACGGTGGTTGACACGGGAAGCGGATTTTCCCGGACCGGGCAGACGATCATCATCATCCTTGTCCAGTTGGGCGGGCTGGGCATAATGTCGTTTACCAGTCTTGCCTTTTATCTGTGGAAGAACCGGATATCATTGACGGATCGCATTGCCGTGGGGCAGAGCCTTATCCATGATTCAAGTTTTCATCTGGGCAAGTTCCTCATCCAGATTGTTGTTGTCACCTTTGTTATCGAGTTGGCTGGAGCGCTCTTGCTCTATTTTCTCGGTTCGTTCAATTTTTCAATCTTCTCCGCTTTATTTCATTCAATTTCCGCCTTCTGCAATGCCGGGTTCTCGTTGAATCCGGACAGCCTCATCCCTTTCAAGGGCAACTGGCCGGTCAACCTGACGATCATGGCCCTCATCATCCTGGGCGGGCTGGGCTTTTCAGTCATTATCGAAGGCAAATCGCACCTGCTTTCCCTGATAAGAGGAAGGCGGCCGGCCAGAAACATCAGCCTGCATTTCACGATTGTTGTAAAAACCTCGCTCTTTCTCATCGTCACCGGCTGGCTGTATATCTATTTCTCCGAACTGATCAGCTTCAAGGAGTACTTGCCCTTTGACCAGGCCGTGCTCACCTCGCTGTTTCAATCAGTCACCTGCCGTACCGCCGGATTCAACACCTTGAACATCGCCAACATGACCAACGTGTCTCTTGTGTTCATGATCTTCCTCATGTTCGTCGGCGGCGCGCCGGGTTCTTGCGCCGGCGGCATCAAGGTCACGACACTCCGCGTTCTCTGGGCCTTCATAACCGCCCAGATTAAAGGGAGGCGGCAGGTCGTTATCGGCAAATATGCGGTTGACCGGGAGTCGATAAACAAGTCATTGACTCTTTTATTTTTCTCGTTGGTACTTGTTTTTTCATGCGTAATTCTTCTGGATTTCTCCGAGGGCGGGGACATCCCCCATACCCAGGCCAGGGGCCAGTTCATCGAGATCCTGTTTGAAGTTGTCTCGGCATTTGGTACGGTTGGTTTGAGTACCGGCCTGACAACGAAATTGTCACCCTTTGGAAAAAGCATTATTATTCTTTTGATGTTCGTTGGTCGCCTTGGACCACTTGTGCTTTTATCCGCATTGCAATCGTTGCGGGTGAATATTTTATATTCCCGGCCGGAAGAAAAAATTTCCATCGGCTAACCTGGTGAACGAAAATGAAATTACAAGTCGGCATAATAGGGCTGGGTAAATTTGGCTTGAAGTTCGGCCAGACTCTGATCGATCTCGGCCATGAGGTGCTGGGGATTGACAATGACCGGGAAAAGATAAAAACCGCCCAGCATTCCCTGACCCAGGTTTACCAAACCGATGCAATGAACAGAGAGGCCCTGGAGCAAATCAGAATCCATGACCTGGAGCACGTGTTAATAAGTGTGGGCGATTCCATTGCCGCAAGTGTTATGATCTCAATGTATCTAAAGGAATTGGGGTCGCCAAGGGTCTGGGCCAAGGCCATTCATAAGAATCATGAAAAATTATTGCACAAGATAGGCGTTGATGAGGTTATTATCCCTGAATTCATGGCTGCCAAACAGATAGCAAACCGGATTGCCATGCCCGGCTTTATCGAACATCTGCCCTTTGACAAGTCAATGGCGGTTAAGGAGTTTTCCGTTGAGCACTGGGCCGGGAAAAGCCTGCGCCAGATCGATATTACGAGTTCCTTTGATATTCAGGTAATAGCGGTTCGAAGCAACGGCAAAGAGGAATACCAGTACATACCAAAAGCTGACAAGGTGTTTCACCGGGGCGACAGTTTCGTCGCCATCGGCAAGATATCCCAGTTGGCAAAGATAAAACCGTAGGAGTCCGCTCACCAGGGCAGGGCGGCAACCACGGCCCTGCAACCGTTTACCAACCGGGACCATGAAAAACAAGGATCGAAAAAGCCGGACCATTTCCAATCGCCTGGTAATAATCTTCGTGGCCATCATGGGTTTCGTCACCCTGCTGGCGTTCGCCTATACCATCAATATCTTTGCCCTCAAGGCCAACCTGAGAATCATTGAAAATTTTTACAGCCTGTTCAACAATGTTCTTGAGCTGCGGCGCTACGAAAAAAATTTCATCTACGGCCTCGGCACCGGCAACCTGGAGGAAATAATCTTCTACCTGGACACCATTGACCGGGATTCGAGCCGGCTGGCCAAGAGCATTATCGACGCGGCCGGAGAACAAGAGTATCAATCCTTTCTCGCCAATCTCACCGCCTATCGCCGGTTGATCGAAAACAAGAAGCAAATCAGCCCGGACGATGCCGCGACCCTGCGGCGCTACGGCAAGGAGATGGTCGATTTCAGCCAGCGATTCCTAAACTACAAACGCCAGCAGTTCCATAATGCCCTGCATACCACCCTCTACGCCTTTGTCATGGCCACCGGCGGCGTCTTTGTCTTCATCCTCAGCCTTTTCTTCTTCCAGACCCAGAATATCCTCAGGCGGCTCGCCGGCCTGCAAGAGGCCACCCGCAAGGTGGCCAGCGGCAATTTCACCCCGATCCGGGACGAGATAACCAAGAACGACGAGATCTCCAGCCTGGTACAGGCCTTCAACAAGATGGCGGCGGAGATCGAGACCAAGCAGGAGCAACTGCTGCAGGCCAAAAAACTGGCGGCCATCGGCACCTTTTCCTCTGGTATCGCCCATGAACTCAACAACCCCTTGAACAATATCTCGCTCACCGCCGACACCTTGAAGGACGAATACGACTCCATAGACCAGCAGGAGGCCCTGGAGATGATCGACGACATCATCGTCCAGACCGACCGGGCCAGCAAGGTGGTCCGCAATCTGCTCTCCTTTTCCCGGGAAACGCCGCCCGCCGAGGGGTTGTTGAACATCAAGGAGGTGATCGAGACCTCGGCGGCCCTGATCCGCAACCAGCTGCGGCTGGAATCGATCTGGCTGGAAGACTACGTACCGGACACCCTTCCCCTGGTACACGGCGACCCGCAGAAGCTCCA
Above is a window of Desulfobacterales bacterium DNA encoding:
- a CDS encoding TrkA family potassium uptake protein, which produces MKLQVGIIGLGKFGLKFGQTLIDLGHEVLGIDNDREKIKTAQHSLTQVYQTDAMNREALEQIRIHDLEHVLISVGDSIAASVMISMYLKELGSPRVWAKAIHKNHEKLLHKIGVDEVIIPEFMAAKQIANRIAMPGFIEHLPFDKSMAVKEFSVEHWAGKSLRQIDITSSFDIQVIAVRSNGKEEYQYIPKADKVFHRGDSFVAIGKISQLAKIKP
- a CDS encoding ATPase produces the protein MFTATSAACVTGLTVVDTGSGFSRTGQTIIIILVQLGGLGIMSFTSLAFYLWKNRISLTDRIAVGQSLIHDSSFHLGKFLIQIVVVTFVIELAGALLLYFLGSFNFSIFSALFHSISAFCNAGFSLNPDSLIPFKGNWPVNLTIMALIILGGLGFSVIIEGKSHLLSLIRGRRPARNISLHFTIVVKTSLFLIVTGWLYIYFSELISFKEYLPFDQAVLTSLFQSVTCRTAGFNTLNIANMTNVSLVFMIFLMFVGGAPGSCAGGIKVTTLRVLWAFITAQIKGRRQVVIGKYAVDRESINKSLTLLFFSLVLVFSCVILLDFSEGGDIPHTQARGQFIEILFEVVSAFGTVGLSTGLTTKLSPFGKSIIILLMFVGRLGPLVLLSALQSLRVNILYSRPEEKISIG
- a CDS encoding ATP-binding protein, producing the protein MKNKDRKSRTISNRLVIIFVAIMGFVTLLAFAYTINIFALKANLRIIENFYSLFNNVLELRRYEKNFIYGLGTGNLEEIIFYLDTIDRDSSRLAKSIIDAAGEQEYQSFLANLTAYRRLIENKKQISPDDAATLRRYGKEMVDFSQRFLNYKRQQFHNALHTTLYAFVMATGGVFVFILSLFFFQTQNILRRLAGLQEATRKVASGNFTPIRDEITKNDEISSLVQAFNKMAAEIETKQEQLLQAKKLAAIGTFSSGIAHELNNPLNNISLTADTLKDEYDSIDQQEALEMIDDIIVQTDRASKVVRNLLSFSRETPPAEGLLNIKEVIETSAALIRNQLRLESIWLEDYVPDTLPLVHGDPQKLQQVFLNLFLNSIQAMSGGGLIHIEGKAGPEGYVQIDFNDTGCGIPPGKLEYIFDPFFTTKPVGKGTGLGLSIVYGIIKKYGGYVEVRSKVNVGTTFSIFLPTSANRPSNGIHDDEDSDH